The proteins below come from a single Tissierella sp. MB52-C2 genomic window:
- a CDS encoding FAD binding domain-containing protein, producing the protein MITIKEYVAPESLEEAYEILMSGKTNLILGGFGFIKMGSRAVNKAIDLCNLSLDYITETEDEILIGAETSLRALEINDIIRNYCGGVISQGVSNIVGVQFRNMAKVGASVFSRYGFSDLLPSLLVLDAKVRLYKGGLMNLDDFLERDFEKDILVEVILPKKKGMAVYDCIRKSTGDFPIINGAIFKGENGQYRIAIGSRPQRAKLAIKAAKALENGDDIEAVVEIIPEELHFGTNIRGSKEYREDMSKALLSRMYGKVGV; encoded by the coding sequence ATGATTACCATAAAAGAATATGTTGCACCTGAAAGTTTAGAAGAAGCATATGAAATACTAATGTCTGGAAAAACCAACTTAATTTTAGGTGGTTTTGGATTTATTAAAATGGGTTCAAGAGCAGTAAATAAGGCAATAGACTTATGTAATTTATCCTTAGATTATATTACTGAAACTGAAGATGAAATACTAATAGGAGCAGAAACATCTTTAAGAGCTTTAGAAATCAATGATATAATTAGAAATTACTGTGGTGGAGTAATTAGTCAAGGTGTTTCAAATATTGTAGGAGTACAGTTTAGAAATATGGCTAAGGTTGGGGCAAGTGTATTTTCTAGATATGGATTTTCCGATTTATTACCATCCCTATTGGTTTTAGATGCAAAGGTAAGACTTTATAAAGGTGGACTAATGAACTTAGATGATTTCTTAGAAAGAGACTTTGAAAAAGATATATTAGTAGAAGTTATATTACCTAAGAAAAAAGGTATGGCAGTATATGATTGCATTAGAAAATCAACTGGAGATTTCCCGATTATAAATGGAGCAATCTTTAAAGGAGAAAATGGACAATACAGAATAGCCATTGGCTCAAGACCTCAAAGAGCTAAGTTAGCCATAAAAGCAGCAAAGGCATTGGAAAATGGTGATGATATAGAAGCAGTTGTAGAAATCATACCAGAAGAATTACATTTTGGTACCAATATTCGTGGAAGCAAAGAATATAGAGAAGATATGAGTAAGGCTCTGTTAAGCAGAATGTACGGCAAGGTAGGTGTTTAA
- a CDS encoding 2Fe-2S iron-sulfur cluster-binding protein yields MNMTLTINNKKVTLDIKPDEVLLDTLRANGYLSVQRGCDTSSCGLCAIWVNDEVVLSCTYLTVRAANKNVTTLEGVQKEAKEFADFLADEGADQCGYCAPGFIMTVLAMAKELNNPSEEEIYHYLNGNLCRCTGYKGQIRAIKKYLEFKNN; encoded by the coding sequence ATGAATATGACATTAACTATAAATAATAAAAAAGTCACATTAGATATAAAGCCAGATGAAGTTCTACTTGACACATTAAGAGCAAATGGATATTTAAGCGTACAAAGAGGATGTGATACTAGCTCTTGTGGATTATGCGCAATATGGGTCAATGATGAGGTAGTACTATCTTGTACTTATCTTACTGTAAGGGCAGCAAATAAAAATGTAACTACACTGGAAGGAGTACAAAAAGAAGCTAAAGAATTTGCAGATTTTCTTGCAGATGAAGGTGCAGATCAATGTGGATATTGTGCACCAGGATTTATAATGACAGTTTTGGCTATGGCAAAAGAACTAAATAATCCTAGTGAAGAGGAAATATATCATTACTTAAACGGAAACCTTTGTAGATGTACAGGCTATAAAGGACAGATTAGGGCTATAAAGAAATATTTAGAATTCAAAAATAATTAA
- a CDS encoding nucleobase:cation symporter-2 family protein, producing the protein MRDRSNTSKFHLDGIPPLREAFPLGLQHVIAMFVPNLVPMMLVSQAAGLDHYHTTLLIQCAMIGAAIGTLLQEYPISLGKEYRIGSKLPVMLGLTYVFMPTCIAVAGQYGMATIFGAQMAAGLISIIFGVVFKKVRKYFPPVVTGTVVLSLGLSVFSLAINNIAGGANSATYGSYQNWIVGMTVVVIVLFLQQWGKGLLKDSAILVGMLVGYIVAFGFKMIDFSPIAEAAWFALPKPLAFGLDFRLDIIVMFVLLYFIVSVQIVGDFSVSAMGGLGREATDEELTGGIIGNSFSSIITALLNNFPTATYSQNSGLVALNKVVSRYVLGVGAIILLIAGLCPKIGAAFSTIPNSVVGGGTLVVFSMIAMSGVSLVNMQEFGARSKLIVGISLAFGLGIVNAKESIAMFPDTFKLLFGQSSVVLATTVAVILNLIFPKEKEEINEAVDKNSGKMNQSSVEVLS; encoded by the coding sequence ATGAGAGACAGGAGTAATACATCAAAATTTCACTTAGATGGTATTCCACCATTAAGGGAAGCATTTCCTTTAGGACTACAGCATGTTATAGCAATGTTTGTTCCAAATCTAGTACCTATGATGCTTGTTTCACAGGCAGCAGGTTTAGATCACTATCATACAACATTATTAATCCAATGTGCCATGATAGGTGCAGCAATAGGAACACTATTGCAAGAATATCCTATTTCATTGGGGAAGGAATATAGAATAGGCTCAAAGTTACCAGTTATGCTAGGATTAACTTATGTATTTATGCCAACTTGTATTGCTGTAGCTGGGCAATATGGTATGGCAACAATATTTGGTGCTCAAATGGCGGCAGGATTAATATCAATTATTTTTGGCGTGGTTTTTAAGAAGGTTAGAAAATATTTTCCACCGGTGGTAACAGGAACAGTGGTATTATCTCTAGGACTTTCTGTGTTTAGTTTAGCAATAAACAATATAGCAGGTGGAGCTAATTCAGCTACTTATGGATCATATCAAAATTGGATAGTAGGTATGACTGTTGTAGTTATTGTATTGTTTTTACAACAATGGGGAAAGGGACTACTTAAGGATTCTGCCATATTGGTAGGTATGCTAGTGGGATACATTGTTGCATTTGGATTTAAAATGATAGACTTTTCACCAATAGCAGAGGCAGCTTGGTTTGCACTACCAAAGCCATTAGCCTTTGGATTGGATTTTAGGTTAGATATAATTGTAATGTTTGTATTACTGTATTTTATTGTATCAGTCCAAATAGTTGGAGATTTTTCTGTTTCAGCAATGGGTGGTCTTGGAAGAGAAGCAACAGACGAGGAACTTACTGGCGGAATAATAGGAAATAGTTTCTCAAGTATCATAACAGCTTTATTAAATAATTTCCCAACAGCTACATATAGCCAAAATTCTGGATTAGTTGCATTGAATAAGGTGGTAAGTAGATATGTTTTGGGTGTGGGAGCAATAATATTACTTATTGCTGGTCTTTGTCCTAAGATTGGAGCAGCATTTTCGACTATCCCTAATTCAGTAGTTGGAGGAGGAACTCTTGTAGTATTCTCAATGATAGCTATGTCAGGAGTAAGTCTTGTAAATATGCAGGAATTTGGTGCTAGATCTAAATTGATAGTGGGAATATCATTGGCATTTGGACTTGGCATAGTTAATGCTAAAGAATCTATAGCAATGTTTCCTGATACATTTAAATTGTTATTTGGTCAATCCAGTGTAGTACTAGCCACGACTGTTGCAGTTATACTAAATCTCATATTCCCTAAAGAAAAGGAAGAGATAAATGAAGCAGTGGATAAAAATAGTGGTAAGATGAACCAAAGCAGTGTAGAGGTTTTATCTTAG
- a CDS encoding nucleobase:cation symporter-2 family protein: MLKKKEYSTSPFDINGVPPIAKALPLSLQHILAMIVGTVTVPIIIAGVTGASPQEKTLLVQAALIVAGLATLLQLYPIGNLGSKLPIIFGVGFTYVPTLTAIGSEYGLSGIFGAQLLGGIFTILIGVTIKKYIKYFPPLVTGTVVTTIGLSLYPIAINYMAGGINAPDYGSPSNWGIALLTLVVVIICSQFAKGYLKSASMIVGIAVGYIAALAINKVDFGPIAEATLISIPKINNFSMSFHAPAIVSMLVLALVNALQSIGDLSATTMGGMNRRITEEELSRGIVGSGIITAAGVLIGGLPPSSYSQNVGLLSMNKVISRFVFGIAGGFMLLAGFVPKFGALMTTIPTSVLGGATVSIFGMITMTGFKLIIQEELTARNVTIVGLALAMGMGVTTVPECLDQFPEIVSMIFGKSPIVIATIVAFTLNIILPNKTLQDEENERIQMDAN, translated from the coding sequence ATGTTGAAAAAGAAAGAGTATAGTACTTCACCTTTCGATATTAATGGAGTACCACCTATTGCAAAAGCATTACCTTTATCATTGCAACATATTTTAGCAATGATAGTAGGAACAGTAACTGTACCTATAATTATTGCTGGAGTAACAGGTGCAAGTCCTCAAGAAAAAACGTTACTTGTTCAGGCTGCTTTAATAGTTGCCGGATTAGCAACATTATTACAGCTTTATCCTATTGGTAATTTAGGATCTAAGCTGCCAATTATATTTGGCGTAGGATTTACTTATGTACCTACATTAACAGCTATAGGATCAGAATATGGATTATCGGGTATATTTGGAGCACAATTATTAGGTGGTATTTTCACCATATTAATAGGTGTGACAATTAAAAAGTATATAAAATACTTTCCGCCTCTTGTAACGGGAACAGTAGTTACTACAATTGGATTATCACTATATCCTATAGCCATAAACTATATGGCTGGTGGGATCAATGCACCAGACTATGGTTCGCCTTCTAATTGGGGCATAGCACTATTAACATTAGTAGTAGTAATTATTTGCAGTCAATTTGCAAAAGGATATTTAAAATCAGCTTCAATGATAGTAGGAATTGCAGTAGGATATATTGCAGCTTTAGCCATTAATAAAGTAGATTTCGGACCCATTGCTGAAGCAACTTTGATTTCAATACCTAAAATAAACAATTTTTCAATGTCCTTTCATGCTCCAGCCATAGTTAGTATGTTAGTATTAGCTTTGGTAAATGCACTACAAAGCATAGGTGATTTGTCTGCAACTACTATGGGTGGTATGAATAGAAGAATTACTGAAGAAGAATTATCAAGAGGAATTGTAGGTAGTGGAATAATTACGGCGGCAGGTGTATTAATTGGAGGTTTGCCACCATCTTCTTATAGTCAAAATGTTGGGTTATTATCAATGAATAAAGTTATTAGCAGATTTGTATTTGGCATAGCAGGAGGATTTATGTTATTGGCAGGATTTGTACCAAAGTTTGGTGCATTAATGACAACTATTCCTACATCTGTACTTGGTGGGGCAACAGTAAGTATTTTCGGAATGATAACTATGACTGGATTTAAATTAATAATTCAAGAAGAGCTTACTGCAAGAAATGTTACTATAGTTGGTCTTGCTTTAGCCATGGGTATGGGAGTGACTACAGTACCTGAATGCTTAGACCAGTTTCCAGAGATTGTATCAATGATATTTGGTAAATCACCTATAGTAATAGCTACAATAGTTGCATTTACATTAAATATTATATTACCAAATAAAACATTACAGGATGAAGAAAATGAGAGAATACAGATGGATGCTAATTAA
- a CDS encoding flavodoxin family protein — protein sequence MVKILGISGSPRHGATEYAVQEALKSVQETVPGIEIEYWSVRGKKIGPCVHCDACIRNKTMCIIKDDLQELEPKILEADALIIGSPVYDMNITAQLTAIFNRLRPIYLVHAGKLQNKVGAAITTGGTRYGGQELAKLPIINFYLMHEMLVSGGLGGCYIGGTIWSKDAKAKGAEEDTVGMDTIKRLGKGVAEAVMVSKYGLDAWNQQKETLGLIATDKSPLRDH from the coding sequence ATGGTTAAAATATTAGGAATTAGTGGAAGTCCTAGACATGGAGCAACTGAATATGCAGTACAAGAAGCATTGAAATCAGTTCAAGAAACAGTACCGGGAATTGAAATAGAATATTGGAGTGTAAGAGGTAAAAAAATAGGACCTTGTGTTCACTGTGATGCTTGTATTAGAAATAAAACCATGTGTATTATAAAAGACGATTTACAAGAACTAGAGCCTAAGATACTAGAAGCTGATGCCCTTATTATTGGCTCGCCAGTATATGATATGAATATAACGGCTCAACTTACAGCAATATTCAATAGACTACGTCCAATTTATTTGGTACACGCCGGAAAATTACAAAATAAGGTAGGGGCTGCTATTACTACAGGTGGAACTAGATACGGTGGTCAAGAACTGGCTAAACTTCCTATAATAAACTTCTATTTAATGCACGAAATGCTTGTTTCTGGAGGTTTAGGAGGTTGTTATATAGGAGGAACTATTTGGAGTAAAGATGCAAAGGCAAAAGGAGCAGAGGAAGACACTGTAGGAATGGATACTATAAAAAGATTAGGTAAGGGAGTAGCCGAGGCGGTAATGGTTTCCAAATATGGACTAGATGCTTGGAATCAGCAAAAAGAGACTCTAGGTCTTATAGCTACCGATAAATCACCACTAAGAGACCACTAA